The genomic DNA ACCCTCTTCTTCGAGCGGTTCAGCACCGACTATGTCCTGCACATGCTCGACGGGGTCGAGCCCAGGGACCTCGAGGAGCGGGCGCAGGAGCTGATGGAGGTCGGCACGCACCCGTGAGACGGGGTCGCCGGGTGCCGAACACGGTTGTGACACGGAGGATTTGCTGACACTCTTCCGGCCATGACCAGCGTGCGAGTCCTCGACCCCGGTGAGTGGCCGCTCTGGCGCGCGCTGCGACTGCGCGCCCTCGAGGAGTCCCCCTCCGCCTTCGGCAGCACCCTGGCCGAGGTGCTCGCGCGCGATGCCGAGTTGTACTGGCGCGCCGGCGTCAGCGCGCCGATGGTCCCCTTCGTGGCGGAGACCGACGGGATCGGCGCGGGGATGGCCCGCCTCATGTTCCCCGCGCAGCCCGCCTCCACTGCCGAGCTGATCTCGCTCTGGGTCGCTCCCGAGAGCCGCGGCCGGGGCGTCGGCCATGCCCTCGTCGCCGCCGCCGTCGACCACCTCGCCGTCCATCACCCGGCGACGCGCCTCCGCCTGGCGGTCGTCGAGTCCAACGCCCCGGCGCGCGCCCTGTACACGGGCAGCGGCTTCGGCGTCGTCGGCCGCAATCCCGAGGACGACGCCGAGCTGCTCATGGAGCGCCGGGCCGCGACCAGGACGACGGACGCGGACCCCGCGCCGCGGTCCGGCCGGGAAGGGGCCCGGGTCCGCCGGGAGGGGTCCCGAGATCGGTAGACTTTCCACCATGAGTCCTACCTCGCACGACGCCCTGGTCCTCCGCCCCTTCGAGGGGCTGCCGAACGAGCGTGACCTGGTGGCCATGCGCCAGCTGATCCCCGCGGCGACCATGTCCGCGAAGACCAACGCCGAGTACGGCGCCGTCGAGGTCGAGATCGCCACGATCCTGCCGATGGCGTGGCCCGCCGTGCGCCGCACCGACGGCTCGATCACCGTGGGCATCCAGGCCGGCTTCCCCGGCGGCGACCTCTCCCGCGGCATCGGCCAGGCCATCAAGCAGGCCCTCGCCCTCGAGCCGGGCAACCCGATCACCACGGTGACCCTCGACGACGATGCCCCGCGCCTGCAGGACATCCTGGACCTGGACGCCGACTTCGAGATCGCCGTCCACGACACCTTCGAGTTCTGGCTCGACCCGAGCGCCGAGCGCACCGCGGAGATCGAGTCCTCGATCCAGCAGGCGAACGAGTCGATCATGCCCACCCGCCCGATCGAGGGCCTCCCGCACGCCTACTGGGTCGACGCCGGCCCCAAGGAGCACCTGCGCTGGGTGCTGGACGCCGACGAGGAGCGCGTGATCGACG from Brachybacterium sacelli includes the following:
- a CDS encoding GNAT family N-acetyltransferase — protein: MTSVRVLDPGEWPLWRALRLRALEESPSAFGSTLAEVLARDAELYWRAGVSAPMVPFVAETDGIGAGMARLMFPAQPASTAELISLWVAPESRGRGVGHALVAAAVDHLAVHHPATRLRLAVVESNAPARALYTGSGFGVVGRNPEDDAELLMERRAATRTTDADPAPRSGREGARVRREGSRDR
- a CDS encoding DUF5926 family protein, with the translated sequence MSPTSHDALVLRPFEGLPNERDLVAMRQLIPAATMSAKTNAEYGAVEVEIATILPMAWPAVRRTDGSITVGIQAGFPGGDLSRGIGQAIKQALALEPGNPITTVTLDDDAPRLQDILDLDADFEIAVHDTFEFWLDPSAERTAEIESSIQQANESIMPTRPIEGLPHAYWVDAGPKEHLRWVLDADEERVIDAVTRLHARRESGLGEGTKYVGSFRAEGLAIPVWDLPKGFGAAGVEAEAEAFRTRFEEALETQEPLTTLERRARGGIVARQVTLR